In Marinobacter sp. es.048, the following proteins share a genomic window:
- a CDS encoding DUF3108 domain-containing protein: protein MLSRRLIRLGCAALLACLGILAGPVTLHAETEVDLTPFEASYTAAMEKGLSLNGTAKRTLSSQGNDVWLYRTDVDSFIVSIDESLVFRWEEGHVIPMRYRYRLSGFLISDRKNSIDFDWSAGVATGEYKGKPFELALEEGLLDPLGYQLQLHQDIKNGKREMTYRVLDGNSIDTDRFAVINGEKMSTGSKQRATLKAEKVREDSKRQTLMWFSPEQNFLLVRLRQVEPDGSTYELKLKEAEFER from the coding sequence ATGCTTTCACGACGTCTCATCAGACTTGGTTGCGCGGCACTGCTGGCCTGTCTCGGCATTCTTGCCGGACCGGTCACACTGCATGCCGAGACCGAAGTGGACCTGACCCCCTTCGAGGCCAGCTATACCGCAGCCATGGAGAAGGGTCTCTCCCTCAATGGCACCGCAAAACGCACACTCTCCTCCCAGGGCAACGATGTCTGGCTGTACCGCACGGATGTCGACTCCTTCATTGTCAGCATCGATGAATCGTTGGTATTCCGCTGGGAGGAAGGGCACGTCATACCCATGCGATACCGATACCGCTTATCCGGTTTCCTGATCAGCGACCGCAAGAACTCTATCGACTTCGACTGGTCCGCAGGCGTCGCAACCGGGGAATACAAGGGCAAGCCCTTCGAACTGGCGCTGGAAGAAGGCCTGCTGGATCCGCTGGGCTACCAGCTTCAGCTGCACCAGGACATCAAGAATGGCAAGCGGGAAATGACTTATCGGGTGCTCGACGGTAACTCTATCGACACCGACCGCTTTGCGGTGATCAATGGTGAGAAGATGAGTACCGGCAGTAAACAAAGAGCCACCCTCAAGGCGGAGAAGGTTCGCGAGGATTCGAAGCGCCAGACGCTGATGTGGTTTTCGCCGGAGCAGAATTTCCTACTCGTCCGCCTCAGGCAGGTTGAGCCGGACGGCAGCACCTACGAATTAAAACTCAAGGAAGCGGAGTTCGAGCGCTAG
- a CDS encoding valine--pyruvate transaminase, which produces MKLSAFGRKFTADAGITSLMDDLGNAMASGDDMIMMGGGNPGHIPEIQQRVQEILADMSRNEGDVRRLVGIYDPPQGEKQFIASLAELLNREYGWGLKPENIALTNGSQAAFFMLFNMFGGDYGDGNRKHILLPLAPEYIGYADAGIEPGLFHAVQPDISFTDAHEFKYRVDFDAVEVTGETGAICVSRPTNPTGNVVTDEELARLEGLARQHDVPLIVDGAYGTPFPSLLFVDAAPTWNDQIILCLSLSKLGLPAARTGIVIAAEPVIKALSGINAIMNLATGSFGAMLAEPLVRSGEILSLSRDVVCPFYKAKMERAVAVFREAMGEDSCRWYVHKPEGAMFLWLWFPDLPITSLELYQRLKSRGVLVVSGHYFFPGLPEDGWKHRHECLRVTYSQDDDRVAEGLRIIADEVKAVWREAGRGL; this is translated from the coding sequence ATGAAACTCTCTGCTTTTGGTCGAAAGTTCACCGCCGACGCCGGCATCACGTCTCTGATGGATGACCTGGGTAATGCCATGGCATCCGGCGACGACATGATCATGATGGGTGGCGGCAATCCTGGGCATATTCCCGAGATCCAGCAGAGGGTGCAGGAAATTCTGGCGGATATGAGCCGTAACGAGGGCGACGTTCGTCGTCTGGTCGGCATCTACGATCCGCCCCAGGGCGAAAAGCAGTTTATCGCCTCGCTCGCCGAACTGCTCAACCGGGAATATGGCTGGGGCCTGAAACCCGAGAACATTGCGCTGACCAATGGCAGCCAGGCTGCCTTTTTCATGTTGTTCAACATGTTTGGCGGAGACTACGGCGACGGTAACCGCAAGCATATTCTTTTGCCGCTTGCACCCGAGTACATAGGCTACGCTGACGCTGGTATTGAACCGGGCCTGTTCCATGCGGTGCAGCCAGACATCTCGTTCACCGACGCCCACGAGTTCAAGTACCGGGTGGATTTTGATGCCGTAGAGGTTACCGGCGAGACCGGCGCTATCTGTGTGTCACGCCCCACCAATCCTACCGGTAACGTTGTTACTGACGAAGAGCTTGCGCGGCTTGAAGGGCTTGCTCGCCAACACGATGTGCCACTGATCGTTGACGGCGCCTATGGCACACCGTTTCCCAGCTTGCTGTTCGTCGATGCAGCTCCCACCTGGAACGACCAGATCATCCTCTGCCTGAGCCTTTCAAAGCTTGGGCTGCCGGCAGCGCGGACCGGTATCGTGATTGCCGCCGAGCCGGTGATCAAGGCGCTATCAGGGATTAACGCCATTATGAACCTGGCGACGGGCAGTTTTGGCGCCATGCTGGCGGAGCCGCTGGTTCGCTCCGGTGAGATTCTGTCCCTGAGCCGGGATGTGGTTTGCCCGTTCTACAAGGCGAAGATGGAGCGGGCGGTGGCCGTTTTCCGGGAGGCCATGGGCGAGGACAGTTGTCGCTGGTATGTCCATAAACCCGAAGGCGCCATGTTCCTGTGGCTCTGGTTTCCGGACCTGCCGATTACCAGCCTTGAGTTGTATCAGCGACTGAAGAGCCGGGGTGTCCTGGTTGTTTCCGGGCACTATTTCTTCCCGGGGCTGCCGGAGGATGGCTGGAAGCACCGGCATGAATGTCTGCGCGTAACCTATTCGCAGGATGATGACCGGGTTGCCGAGGGCCTTCGGATCATCGCCGATGAGGTGAAGGCTGTCTGGCGCGAGGCCGGGCGCGGCCTCTAG
- a CDS encoding YjaG family protein, with amino-acid sequence MNANQFLKAVSQLQGWRECAFLLALAERSFPNYALFADAMGLKTGAKMRQLLDLGWDLLQKDVSESAIPQLLAKLEALSPEVEAYDAYGVYPAFDFCQLLEQALLNRLNPAKHRATDASQMATGTVMNFIELSEGEDLEEDELVRLLDHHPLMKEDKTFQRDLILALKRQRTPTDQFVARLREDAANEGVSNLGISLSE; translated from the coding sequence ATGAACGCCAACCAGTTCCTGAAAGCCGTTTCACAACTGCAGGGCTGGCGCGAATGCGCCTTCTTGCTCGCTCTGGCTGAGCGCTCATTCCCGAACTATGCCCTGTTTGCCGATGCCATGGGTCTGAAAACCGGTGCCAAGATGCGCCAGCTTCTGGACCTTGGGTGGGACTTGCTGCAGAAGGACGTTTCCGAATCGGCGATCCCACAGCTGCTCGCCAAACTGGAAGCCCTGTCTCCAGAGGTGGAAGCGTATGACGCCTATGGCGTGTACCCGGCATTCGACTTCTGTCAGCTCCTGGAACAGGCCCTGCTGAACCGCCTGAACCCGGCCAAGCACCGCGCGACCGATGCCTCGCAAATGGCGACCGGGACCGTGATGAACTTTATTGAGCTGTCAGAGGGAGAAGACCTTGAGGAAGACGAGCTCGTTCGTCTGCTCGATCACCACCCGTTGATGAAGGAAGACAAAACCTTTCAGCGGGACCTGATCCTGGCGCTGAAACGCCAACGAACGCCAACCGATCAGTTTGTGGCCCGGCTCCGGGAGGACGCAGCCAATGAGGGCGTCAGCAACCTGGGTATCTCGCTGAGCGAATAA
- the dcd gene encoding dCTP deaminase, with protein MSIKSDKWIRRMSEQHGMIEPFESGQVRETEKGRVISYGTSSYGYDVRCSNEFKIFTNVHSATVDPKNFDDNSFVNYTGDVCIIPPNSFALARTVEYFRIPRSVLTICLGKSTYARCGIIVNVTPLEPEWEGQVTLEFSNTTNLPAKIYANEGVAQMLFFESDEICETSYKDRGGKYLGQTGVTLPRT; from the coding sequence ATGAGCATCAAATCCGACAAGTGGATTCGCCGGATGTCCGAACAACACGGCATGATCGAACCGTTTGAAAGCGGACAGGTTCGTGAAACCGAAAAAGGCCGCGTGATCTCCTACGGCACCTCCAGCTACGGCTACGACGTACGCTGCAGCAACGAATTCAAAATCTTCACCAACGTCCATTCCGCCACCGTGGACCCGAAGAACTTCGACGACAACAGCTTCGTCAACTACACCGGCGACGTCTGCATCATCCCGCCGAACTCCTTTGCACTGGCCCGCACCGTTGAATACTTCCGCATCCCGCGAAGCGTCCTGACCATCTGCCTTGGCAAGTCCACCTACGCGCGTTGCGGCATCATCGTCAACGTCACCCCGCTGGAGCCGGAATGGGAAGGCCAGGTTACCCTGGAATTTTCCAACACCACCAACCTGCCGGCAAAGATCTACGCCAACGAAGGCGTCGCCCAGATGCTCTTCTTCGAATCCGACGAGATCTGTGAAACCAGCTACAAAGACCGGGGTGGCAAATATCTTGGCCAGACCGGCGTGACCCTGCCCAGGACATGA
- the apbC gene encoding iron-sulfur cluster carrier protein ApbC, which yields MTQISEQALQAAVREYRDPYLNKDLYELGAVKSLNVDGSGKVTLMVELPYPSKGIAGALKQIVANALEFVDGVESADVHVGQKIHSYKVQKDLPSVPGVKNIIAVASGKGGVGKSTTAVNLALALQAEGARVGILDADIYGPSIGMMLGVPEGKRPDTRENKYFVPMDAHGLQANSMAFVVTEKTPMVWRGPMVSGAVMQLLQQTLWNELDYLIVDMPPGTGDIQLTLAQKVPVTGAVIVTTPQDIALLDGKKGIEMFRKVDIPVLGVVENMSVHICSNCGHEEPLFGHGGGERIAQEYDTTLLGQLPLHMTIREQTDGGTPSVIAEPDSEVARRYRDIARRVGAELSTRERNLSGSISSVSVTEH from the coding sequence ATGACACAGATTTCAGAGCAGGCCCTGCAAGCAGCGGTTCGCGAGTACCGTGATCCTTACCTTAACAAGGACCTCTACGAACTGGGTGCCGTAAAATCCCTGAACGTAGACGGCAGCGGAAAAGTGACCCTGATGGTGGAGCTTCCGTATCCGTCCAAAGGGATTGCAGGCGCCCTGAAGCAGATCGTTGCCAACGCTCTTGAATTTGTTGATGGCGTGGAGAGCGCAGACGTTCATGTAGGGCAGAAAATCCACTCCTACAAAGTCCAGAAAGACCTGCCTTCTGTCCCCGGTGTCAAAAACATCATCGCCGTCGCCTCCGGCAAAGGCGGTGTCGGCAAATCCACCACCGCCGTCAACCTGGCCCTGGCACTTCAGGCCGAAGGCGCACGGGTTGGCATCCTCGACGCCGACATCTACGGGCCCAGTATCGGCATGATGCTCGGCGTGCCCGAAGGCAAACGCCCGGACACCCGAGAAAACAAATACTTCGTCCCCATGGACGCCCATGGCCTCCAGGCCAACTCCATGGCCTTCGTCGTTACCGAGAAAACCCCCATGGTCTGGCGTGGCCCCATGGTCAGCGGCGCTGTGATGCAACTGCTGCAGCAGACCCTCTGGAACGAGCTCGACTACCTCATCGTCGACATGCCCCCTGGCACCGGCGACATCCAGCTTACCCTGGCCCAGAAAGTCCCGGTAACCGGCGCCGTCATCGTCACCACGCCCCAAGACATTGCCCTGCTGGACGGCAAGAAAGGCATCGAAATGTTCCGAAAAGTCGACATCCCCGTGTTGGGCGTTGTCGAAAACATGAGCGTCCACATCTGCAGCAACTGCGGCCACGAAGAACCCCTCTTCGGCCACGGCGGCGGCGAACGCATTGCCCAGGAATACGACACCACTCTCCTGGGCCAGCTGCCCCTGCATATGACCATCCGCGAACAGACCGACGGCGGTACTCCCTCGGTGATCGCCGAACCGGATTCCGAAGTGGCCCGTCGTTATCGCGATATCGCGAGAAGGGTAGGGGCCGAACTCTCGACCCGCGAGCGGAACCTCTCGGGTTCAATCTCAAGCGTTTCGGTGACCGAGCACTGA
- the metG gene encoding methionine--tRNA ligase — protein MTQASKQQRDILVTSALPYANGPIHLGHLLEYIQTDIWVRYQKMRGQNCYYVCADDAHGTAIMLRAEREGITSEQLIDRIREEHQEDFAGFHIRFDNYYTTHSEENRYFSEYIYRQLQENGHIATRKITQFYDPEKKMFLADRFIKGTCPKCKTEDQYGDNCEACGATYTPAELINPRSAVSGATPIKKESEHYFFKLPDFQDFLANWTRSGTLQPQVANKLAEWLDAGLQEWDISRDAPYFGFEIPDAPGKYFYVWLDAPIGYLASFKNLCNREDIDFEHFWKADSTAEVYHFIGKDIINFHALFWPSMLHDAGFRTPTAVWAHGFVTVNGKKMSKSRGTFIMARTYLDHLNPEYLRYYFAAKLTGSVDDMDLNLEDFAARVNSDLVGKVVNIASRSAGFITKRFDGQLGEVTEHAKLKEFIEAGKEIEEFYEAREFGRAMRRIMELADIANQYVNDEQPWVIAKQEGQDANLQAICTNAINMFHLLMTYLAPVLPETAKASEAFLNAPLDWNNRSERLENHGINKFKPLMNRVDMAQIEKMLDASKEELPAATGKRAPAANLEPIADEIEFGDFAKVDLRVVKIVKAEHVEGADKLLRLTLDVGHGERNVFAGIKSAYKPEDLEGRLTVMVANLKPRKMKFGMSEGMVLAAGPGGEDIFILSPDSGATPGMRIM, from the coding sequence ATGACGCAAGCGAGCAAGCAACAGCGCGATATTCTGGTTACCAGCGCCCTGCCGTACGCCAACGGCCCTATCCACCTCGGACACCTGCTGGAATACATTCAGACCGATATCTGGGTGCGTTACCAGAAGATGCGGGGCCAGAATTGTTACTACGTTTGCGCCGACGATGCCCACGGCACCGCGATCATGCTCCGCGCCGAGCGTGAAGGTATTACCTCCGAGCAGCTGATCGACCGGATCCGCGAAGAGCACCAGGAAGATTTTGCCGGGTTTCATATCCGCTTCGACAACTATTACACCACCCACTCCGAAGAGAACCGTTATTTTTCGGAGTACATCTACCGCCAGCTTCAGGAAAACGGGCACATTGCCACGCGCAAGATCACCCAGTTCTACGACCCTGAAAAGAAGATGTTCCTCGCGGACCGGTTCATCAAGGGCACCTGCCCCAAGTGCAAGACCGAGGACCAGTACGGAGATAACTGCGAGGCCTGCGGCGCGACCTACACGCCGGCCGAGCTGATCAATCCGCGATCGGCGGTTTCCGGCGCTACGCCCATCAAGAAAGAGTCAGAGCACTATTTCTTCAAATTGCCGGATTTCCAGGACTTTCTTGCCAACTGGACCCGCAGTGGCACGCTGCAACCCCAGGTGGCCAACAAGCTGGCCGAGTGGCTGGATGCCGGGCTGCAGGAGTGGGACATCAGCCGGGATGCGCCCTACTTCGGTTTCGAAATTCCGGACGCGCCCGGCAAATACTTCTACGTGTGGCTCGACGCCCCCATCGGCTATCTGGCCAGCTTCAAGAACCTGTGTAACCGCGAAGACATCGATTTCGAGCACTTCTGGAAGGCCGATTCCACCGCCGAGGTCTACCACTTCATCGGCAAGGACATTATCAATTTCCACGCGCTGTTCTGGCCGTCCATGTTGCACGATGCCGGCTTCCGCACACCGACGGCGGTCTGGGCCCACGGCTTCGTAACCGTGAACGGCAAGAAGATGTCCAAGTCCCGGGGCACGTTTATCATGGCGCGCACCTACCTGGATCATCTGAATCCGGAATACCTGCGCTACTACTTCGCCGCCAAGCTGACCGGCAGCGTGGATGACATGGACCTTAACCTTGAAGACTTTGCCGCCCGGGTGAACTCGGACCTGGTGGGCAAGGTGGTCAACATTGCCAGCCGGAGCGCCGGCTTCATTACCAAGCGTTTTGACGGCCAGCTTGGCGAGGTAACCGAGCACGCCAAACTGAAAGAGTTCATCGAAGCCGGAAAGGAAATCGAGGAATTCTATGAGGCCCGCGAATTTGGCCGCGCGATGCGACGGATCATGGAGCTGGCCGACATTGCCAACCAGTATGTCAACGATGAGCAACCCTGGGTGATCGCCAAGCAGGAAGGCCAGGACGCAAATCTTCAGGCGATCTGTACCAATGCTATCAACATGTTCCATCTTCTGATGACGTACCTGGCGCCGGTACTGCCGGAAACCGCCAAGGCTTCCGAGGCATTCCTGAATGCGCCCCTGGACTGGAACAATCGTAGCGAGCGCCTGGAAAACCACGGCATCAACAAATTCAAGCCGCTGATGAACCGTGTGGACATGGCCCAGATCGAGAAGATGCTGGATGCCTCCAAGGAGGAGTTGCCCGCAGCGACCGGCAAACGGGCCCCTGCTGCCAATCTTGAGCCCATCGCGGATGAAATAGAATTTGGCGATTTCGCGAAAGTGGATCTTCGCGTCGTTAAAATTGTCAAAGCCGAGCACGTGGAAGGCGCGGACAAACTTCTTCGCCTCACCCTTGACGTAGGGCATGGCGAACGCAACGTGTTTGCTGGTATCAAGTCAGCCTACAAGCCGGAAGATCTCGAGGGACGTCTGACGGTCATGGTAGCCAACCTCAAACCCCGAAAAATGAAGTTCGGGATGTCTGAGGGCATGGTTCTGGCGGCAGGCCCCGGTGGTGAGGATATCTTCATCCTGTCCCCGGATTCCGGCGCCACCCCCGGCATGCGGATTATGTAA
- the rsxA gene encoding electron transport complex subunit RsxA — MTEYLLILVSTILVNNFVLVQFLGLCPFMGVSSKLETAMGMSLATTFVLTLASVCSYLAYTYLLEPLDLAFLRTITFILVIAVVVQFTEMVVRKTSPLLYRVLGIFLPLITTNCAVLGVALLNINKNNNFVESVLYGFGAAAGFSMVLVLFAAMRERIAVADVPVAFRGAAIGLVTAGLMALAFLGFGGLVSV; from the coding sequence ATGACCGAATATCTGCTGATTCTGGTCAGCACCATTCTGGTGAACAATTTTGTACTGGTTCAGTTCCTGGGCCTGTGCCCATTCATGGGAGTTTCCAGCAAGCTGGAGACGGCCATGGGGATGTCGCTGGCCACCACGTTTGTGCTAACCCTGGCATCGGTGTGCAGTTACCTTGCCTACACCTATCTGCTTGAACCGCTGGACCTGGCGTTTCTTCGAACCATCACGTTTATTCTGGTGATTGCCGTCGTGGTCCAATTCACCGAGATGGTGGTTCGCAAGACAAGCCCTTTGCTCTATCGGGTGCTGGGCATCTTCCTTCCGCTGATCACCACAAACTGTGCGGTACTGGGCGTCGCCCTTCTTAACATCAACAAGAACAACAACTTTGTTGAATCAGTATTGTATGGATTTGGGGCAGCAGCGGGCTTTTCCATGGTTTTGGTGCTGTTCGCCGCCATGCGTGAGCGCATCGCCGTGGCCGACGTTCCGGTTGCCTTTCGCGGTGCTGCCATCGGTCTGGTAACGGCCGGGCTAATGGCTCTGGCTTTCCTGGGCTTTGGTGGCCTGGTCAGCGTTTGA
- the rsxB gene encoding electron transport complex subunit RsxB has product MWTSVLVAVVVLLALAVVFGGLLGFAAERFKVEGNPLVDQIDALLPQTQCGQCGYPGCRPYAESIAEGGPINKCPPGGESTIKALADLLDVEPEPLDAEHGVEQVKRVAVIREDECIGCTKCIQACPVDAILGAAKHMHTVIESECTGCDLCVDPCPVDCIDMVTVEPDIHTWTWKPPKSGLIATDRQGASA; this is encoded by the coding sequence ATGTGGACAAGCGTTCTTGTTGCCGTTGTGGTTCTTCTGGCCCTTGCCGTTGTTTTCGGTGGCCTGCTCGGATTTGCGGCCGAACGATTCAAGGTAGAGGGTAACCCCCTGGTCGACCAGATTGATGCCCTTTTGCCCCAGACACAATGCGGCCAGTGTGGTTACCCCGGGTGTCGGCCATACGCCGAATCCATCGCCGAGGGCGGCCCGATTAACAAGTGTCCACCCGGCGGCGAGTCCACTATCAAAGCACTGGCCGACCTGCTGGATGTCGAGCCGGAACCACTGGACGCCGAGCATGGTGTCGAACAAGTGAAACGCGTCGCTGTTATTCGCGAAGACGAATGCATCGGCTGCACCAAATGCATCCAGGCCTGCCCGGTGGATGCCATTCTTGGCGCCGCAAAACACATGCATACGGTGATCGAGAGTGAATGCACCGGCTGCGATTTGTGTGTTGATCCCTGTCCGGTGGATTGCATCGACATGGTGACGGTAGAACCGGACATTCACACCTGGACCTGGAAACCGCCCAAATCTGGACTCATTGCCACCGATCGCCAGGGAGCCAGCGCCTGA
- the rsxC gene encoding electron transport complex subunit RsxC has protein sequence MTQLWDFSGGIHPPEHKDISTARPIRKAGVADCLVLPLQQHIGEPAEAIVEVGERVLKGQKIADVKTGMGVPVHAPTSGVIESIADLPVPHPSGMTDHCITLKPDGEDQWCRRNPVKDYRSLERDQVLQIIRDAGISGMGGAGFPTNIKLRPPRDRKVNTLILNGAECEPYITADDMTMREKADEVVSGLKIMAWLLRPERCVIGIEDNKPQAIAALQKATEGTQTEIAVIPTKYPSGGEKQLIQILTGMEVPSGGIPADIGVMCQNIGTAVAVAQAVSEGTPLISRVVTITGEAVRDPGNFEALIGTPIEHLLEQAGVNQDAVSRLVLGGPMMGYTLTTEAVPVIKTTNCVIAATAAELPAPPPEQPCIRCGQCAEACPMELLPQQLFWHAKATEFEKAEHLNLFDCIECGACSYVCPSSIPLVQYYRFAKGEIRAQQAEQLKSDRARERFEARQARLEREQQEKELRRKERAKAAAEAAAKKQAEAEKAAADGEAIDERAAKSALVEQALARKKAKAEASQPPASSTPPAEDKPDIEALEKQLSQAQSKLETMQGMLDEAKAQQADNVEKLERAVAKNHDRVKRAEEALSEAREKLAAGPTGSQPTH, from the coding sequence ATGACCCAACTATGGGACTTCTCCGGCGGCATCCATCCTCCGGAACACAAAGACATCTCTACCGCGCGCCCGATTCGCAAAGCAGGTGTGGCTGACTGTCTGGTTCTGCCCCTTCAGCAGCACATCGGCGAGCCCGCCGAAGCCATTGTTGAGGTCGGCGAGCGGGTATTGAAGGGCCAGAAAATTGCCGATGTAAAAACTGGCATGGGTGTCCCTGTCCACGCGCCAACATCCGGCGTGATCGAGAGCATTGCCGACCTCCCTGTTCCCCACCCCTCGGGTATGACGGACCACTGCATTACCCTGAAACCGGATGGCGAAGACCAATGGTGCCGGCGCAATCCAGTAAAGGATTATCGGTCGCTTGAGCGGGATCAGGTTCTGCAGATCATTCGTGACGCGGGTATTTCCGGAATGGGGGGAGCCGGCTTTCCCACCAACATCAAGCTCCGGCCACCCCGGGACCGGAAGGTAAACACGCTGATTCTCAACGGTGCCGAATGCGAGCCCTACATCACTGCTGACGACATGACCATGCGGGAGAAGGCCGATGAGGTGGTTTCCGGCCTGAAAATCATGGCGTGGCTTCTACGCCCCGAGCGTTGCGTGATCGGCATAGAAGACAACAAGCCACAGGCGATTGCCGCTCTTCAAAAGGCAACCGAAGGCACCCAGACCGAAATTGCGGTTATTCCGACCAAGTATCCCTCAGGTGGTGAGAAACAGCTGATCCAGATACTGACCGGCATGGAAGTACCCAGCGGCGGAATTCCGGCCGATATCGGCGTAATGTGCCAGAACATTGGGACTGCCGTTGCTGTGGCCCAGGCGGTTTCTGAGGGAACACCTCTGATCTCCCGCGTGGTTACCATCACCGGGGAAGCCGTCCGGGACCCGGGTAATTTCGAAGCGCTTATTGGCACACCGATTGAGCATCTGCTGGAGCAGGCCGGCGTCAACCAGGACGCGGTCAGCCGGCTGGTGCTTGGCGGACCCATGATGGGCTATACGCTGACAACAGAAGCAGTACCGGTGATCAAAACCACCAACTGTGTGATCGCCGCAACGGCCGCTGAATTGCCGGCACCGCCGCCGGAGCAGCCCTGCATTCGCTGCGGGCAGTGTGCCGAAGCCTGCCCCATGGAGCTTTTACCCCAACAGCTGTTCTGGCACGCTAAGGCCACCGAATTCGAGAAGGCCGAGCACCTGAACCTGTTTGACTGCATAGAATGTGGCGCCTGTTCCTACGTTTGCCCGAGTTCGATTCCGCTGGTTCAGTACTATCGATTTGCCAAGGGCGAAATTCGTGCCCAACAGGCGGAACAGCTGAAGTCAGACAGGGCTCGTGAGCGCTTCGAAGCCCGCCAGGCGCGCCTTGAGCGGGAGCAGCAGGAGAAAGAGCTGAGGCGTAAGGAGCGCGCGAAGGCCGCTGCCGAAGCGGCGGCCAAGAAGCAGGCCGAAGCCGAAAAGGCCGCAGCCGACGGCGAGGCCATTGACGAGCGTGCCGCCAAGTCTGCGCTGGTTGAACAGGCCCTGGCCCGCAAGAAAGCAAAGGCCGAGGCGTCCCAACCGCCCGCCTCAAGCACGCCGCCAGCGGAGGATAAACCGGATATCGAGGCCCTGGAAAAACAGCTGAGCCAGGCTCAGTCGAAACTGGAAACCATGCAAGGGATGCTCGATGAAGCCAAAGCCCAGCAGGCGGACAACGTAGAGAAGCTGGAGCGGGCCGTGGCCAAGAATCACGATCGGGTAAAACGAGCTGAAGAGGCACTGTCTGAGGCCAGAGAGAAGCTGGCCGCCGGTCCAACCGGATCCCAGCCAACCCATTAA
- the rsxD gene encoding electron transport complex subunit RsxD produces MAFVQQSSPHAHSARPTSRVMLWVLIAALPGLLAQTLFFGWGNLINVVFCIALAIASEAALLKLRKKPVAFFIKDNTAAVTGLLLGLSLPQFAPWWVSAVAVISAIVVAKQLYGGLGSNPFNPAMVGYALVLVSFPVAMTTNWAEPAMLWDGAPGFGETLATIASGQQTAVDGWTMATPLDEYKHKITTHTAAEVLNHPTFGEGIAKGWEWVNAAFLAGGLLLIGLRIISWHIPAGFLGGLIVMSVAFGSNADLYAPLSLHLLAGGTMLGAFFIATDPVSAATSHQGKLIYGAGIGILIYLIRTWGNYPDAVAFSVLLMNFAVPFIDHYTPPRTYGHHKARRGVPGSQG; encoded by the coding sequence ATGGCATTCGTTCAGCAGTCATCGCCCCACGCACACAGTGCCCGGCCAACATCCCGTGTGATGTTGTGGGTACTTATTGCGGCCTTGCCTGGCCTGTTGGCCCAGACGCTGTTTTTTGGCTGGGGCAACCTGATCAATGTGGTCTTCTGTATCGCCCTAGCGATCGCTTCTGAAGCCGCCCTGTTAAAGCTCAGAAAAAAACCAGTCGCATTCTTCATCAAAGACAATACTGCCGCAGTTACCGGCCTTCTGCTGGGGCTGTCACTGCCACAGTTCGCGCCCTGGTGGGTCTCAGCCGTCGCGGTGATTTCAGCCATCGTTGTCGCCAAGCAACTGTATGGCGGGCTGGGCTCAAACCCGTTCAACCCCGCCATGGTGGGCTACGCCCTGGTTCTGGTCTCATTCCCGGTTGCCATGACAACCAACTGGGCGGAACCTGCCATGCTCTGGGACGGTGCACCAGGCTTTGGTGAGACCCTGGCGACCATTGCCTCCGGCCAGCAAACAGCGGTCGATGGCTGGACCATGGCAACCCCGCTTGATGAGTACAAACACAAGATCACCACCCATACCGCGGCCGAGGTGCTCAACCATCCGACCTTTGGTGAGGGTATCGCCAAGGGCTGGGAATGGGTCAATGCGGCGTTCCTGGCCGGAGGCCTGCTGCTCATCGGCCTGCGCATTATCAGTTGGCACATTCCAGCCGGTTTTCTCGGCGGTCTGATCGTGATGAGCGTGGCCTTTGGCAGCAATGCCGACCTCTACGCGCCGCTCTCGCTGCACCTGCTGGCAGGCGGAACCATGCTTGGTGCCTTTTTTATCGCCACCGATCCGGTTTCGGCCGCTACCAGCCACCAGGGCAAACTGATTTACGGGGCCGGGATTGGCATCCTGATCTACCTGATCCGCACCTGGGGCAATTATCCGGACGCCGTGGCGTTCAGCGTTTTGCTGATGAATTTTGCGGTACCGTTCATTGATCATTACACACCCCCGCGTACATACGGGCATCACAAGGCCCGCAGGGGTGTACCGGGGAGTCAGGGATAA